One window of the Emcibacter sp. genome contains the following:
- a CDS encoding DUF1289 domain-containing protein, translating to MTKSGKSDSPCTGICRLRDEGDWCIGCGRLASELFNWTDRPEKERREIIRHARQRLLTPGRK from the coding sequence ATGACAAAATCCGGAAAATCTGACAGCCCCTGCACAGGAATATGTCGTCTGCGCGATGAGGGTGACTGGTGCATCGGATGTGGAAGATTGGCCAGCGAACTCTTTAACTGGACGGACAGACCTGAAAAAGAACGTCGTGAAATAATCAGACACGCCAGACAGCGGCTGCTGACACCCGGAAGAAAATAA
- a CDS encoding VWA domain-containing protein — protein MTGAAGFGRRLWQDRQGMSGVIMVASIIPIIAIVGAATDISRAYIVKQRLGTALDAAALAGGRVLNDTAELRRSEIQQYFTANLPNGFMGATVSGPHEVDADGNILADNYVYPSNEKVLRLKASADIKTVFMQLFNHDSMNVSTDTEVTKEISLLDVVIAIDLSGSMRTEDVGGGSRIYAAKQAAKTLINVLFGDNAENSLLQIGVVPWSGAVNVTDNGTRYGYEPDNVTALDAADLYTTVAVTPAIANPYEIQYYSFDKLCTGSKWDPDCSPELPGNGYEVLKNYQATVNNIYYAHNAPSVPLLAEPEEGWTGCVYARYAREEAWRYKYTPDSNNDTSLDDAADIYDGPVEIAGGKSWLGWYPMGKENEYSNYVGYDMDNSGSISSSEKYYDGYRCDLGRLANSTSNCTPCPEYGITKLQSIKQDVWDAVDDLEATSGGYTNIPQGLAWAWRVLSPGLPFNEASVISANSNTINRAIILLTDGANTRRAGDTYNQMLSDRDDRLLDVAYNIKNDPDNNITIYTIQFAESSGSLATLLTNVATDADHYYFAPDAETLNTIFEEIANELSSLRLSK, from the coding sequence ATGACAGGCGCTGCCGGTTTCGGCCGCAGGCTGTGGCAGGACAGGCAGGGGATGTCCGGTGTAATCATGGTGGCGAGCATCATTCCGATTATTGCAATCGTGGGCGCGGCAACTGATATCAGCCGGGCCTACATTGTCAAGCAGCGCCTGGGTACGGCCCTTGATGCCGCTGCGCTTGCCGGCGGGCGGGTGTTGAATGATACGGCGGAACTGCGCCGATCGGAAATTCAGCAGTATTTTACAGCAAATCTTCCCAACGGCTTTATGGGGGCGACAGTCAGTGGTCCCCATGAGGTGGATGCGGACGGCAATATTCTGGCCGATAATTATGTTTATCCGTCTAACGAGAAGGTGTTACGCCTGAAGGCCAGCGCTGACATCAAAACGGTTTTTATGCAGCTGTTTAACCACGACAGCATGAATGTAAGTACCGATACGGAGGTCACCAAGGAAATTTCCCTTCTGGATGTGGTAATCGCCATCGATTTGTCCGGCTCCATGCGGACCGAAGACGTGGGCGGCGGGTCACGAATTTATGCAGCCAAGCAAGCTGCCAAGACACTAATTAATGTGCTTTTCGGGGATAACGCTGAAAACAGCTTGTTGCAAATTGGTGTGGTTCCCTGGTCCGGGGCGGTGAATGTCACCGACAACGGGACCAGATATGGGTATGAACCTGACAATGTCACTGCCCTGGATGCTGCAGACCTTTATACCACTGTGGCGGTAACACCAGCGATCGCCAACCCCTATGAAATTCAATATTATTCCTTTGACAAGCTCTGCACGGGGTCCAAATGGGACCCGGATTGTTCTCCTGAACTGCCGGGTAATGGCTATGAGGTGCTGAAGAACTATCAGGCGACTGTAAATAATATTTACTATGCTCATAATGCGCCGTCTGTTCCGCTGCTGGCGGAACCTGAAGAAGGATGGACAGGGTGCGTTTATGCCCGCTATGCCCGCGAGGAGGCCTGGCGGTACAAATATACGCCGGATTCAAATAATGATACTTCCCTGGATGATGCCGCGGATATTTATGACGGACCTGTTGAAATTGCCGGCGGCAAATCCTGGCTCGGCTGGTACCCTATGGGCAAGGAAAACGAATACAGCAACTATGTCGGTTATGATATGGACAACAGCGGTTCAATCAGTTCCAGTGAAAAATATTATGACGGTTATCGCTGTGATCTGGGGCGCCTCGCCAACAGCACATCCAACTGTACGCCCTGTCCGGAATATGGCATCACGAAACTGCAAAGCATCAAACAGGATGTCTGGGACGCCGTGGATGACCTGGAAGCGACAAGTGGCGGTTATACAAATATTCCCCAGGGGCTTGCCTGGGCCTGGCGGGTATTGTCACCGGGGCTGCCGTTCAATGAAGCTTCAGTGATTTCCGCCAACAGCAACACCATTAACCGGGCAATCATCCTGCTGACCGATGGTGCGAATACCAGACGAGCTGGCGATACTTACAATCAGATGCTGTCTGACCGTGACGACAGGCTTCTTGATGTTGCCTACAACATCAAGAATGATCCGGACAATAATATTACGATCTATACGATCCAGTTTGCGGAAAGCAGTGGATCCCTGGCCACCTTGCTGACCAATGTGGCGACAGACGCTGATCATTATTATTTCGCGCCGGATGCGGAGACCCTGAACACGATTTTTGAAGAGATCGCCAATGAGCTGTCCAGCCTGCGGCTGTCCAAGTAA
- the typA gene encoding translational GTPase TypA → MTLRNIAIIAHVDHGKTTLVDTMFRQSGLFRDNQRVEERAMDSNDLEKERGITILAKCTAVEWHGTRINIVDTPGHADFGGEVERILSMVDGVILLVDAAEGPMPQTKFVLSKALALGLKPIVVVNKVDKPDRRPDEVHDEVFDLFVALDANDEQLDFPTLFASGRDGWADRELEGERKDLAPLFETIISHFKAPEVATEENIAKPFTMLATLLDRDNFMGRVLTGRVQSGKIKVNDPIKVLNARGEVVEQGRASKLMSFHGLERVPVNEAQAGDIIAIAGLSVGTVADTFCAPEVTEALQAQPIDPPTLSMKFSVNDSPLAGREGKKVTSRLIRDRLERESEGNVAIKITESEDKDSFEVAGRGELQLGVLIETMRREGFELSISRPQVLLKRDPETGGQLEPYEEVVVDVDEEYSGGVVEKMSLRKAEMTDMRSSGAGKTRITFLAPSRGLIGYHGEFLTDTRGTGVMNRVFHSYGPYKGAITGRRQGVLISNSNGKAVAYALWNLEERGIIMVNPQEDLYEGMIIGEHSRDNDLDVNPIKGKQLTNVRASGKDDAVKLTPPKKMGLEEAIAYINDDELVEVTPENVRLRKRYLDPNDRKRALRTAKAS, encoded by the coding sequence ATGACGTTACGTAATATCGCCATCATCGCCCACGTGGACCATGGCAAAACGACTCTTGTGGACACTATGTTCCGCCAAAGCGGCCTTTTCCGCGATAATCAGCGCGTTGAAGAGCGGGCCATGGACAGCAATGACCTCGAAAAAGAGCGCGGCATTACCATTCTGGCGAAATGTACCGCTGTGGAATGGCACGGCACCCGCATCAATATTGTGGACACCCCCGGCCACGCCGATTTCGGTGGTGAAGTCGAACGTATCCTGAGCATGGTCGACGGCGTGATCCTTCTGGTGGATGCTGCCGAGGGTCCCATGCCGCAGACCAAATTTGTGCTTTCCAAGGCACTGGCGCTTGGCCTCAAACCCATTGTGGTGGTCAACAAGGTCGATAAACCGGACCGTCGTCCGGACGAGGTGCATGACGAGGTATTTGACCTGTTTGTTGCCCTGGACGCCAATGACGAGCAGCTTGATTTCCCGACCCTGTTCGCCTCCGGCCGGGACGGCTGGGCCGACAGGGAGCTGGAGGGAGAACGCAAGGATCTTGCCCCCCTGTTTGAAACCATCATCAGTCATTTCAAGGCCCCGGAAGTCGCCACCGAGGAAAACATCGCCAAGCCCTTTACCATGCTGGCGACACTTCTGGACCGCGACAACTTCATGGGCCGCGTACTCACCGGTCGTGTGCAGAGCGGAAAAATCAAGGTCAATGACCCGATCAAAGTTCTGAACGCCAGAGGCGAAGTTGTGGAACAGGGCCGCGCCAGCAAGCTGATGTCCTTCCATGGCCTGGAACGGGTCCCCGTAAACGAAGCTCAGGCGGGCGATATCATTGCCATCGCCGGCCTGTCCGTCGGCACGGTTGCAGACACATTCTGCGCTCCCGAAGTAACGGAAGCCCTGCAGGCACAGCCCATTGATCCACCGACCCTGAGCATGAAATTCAGCGTTAACGACAGCCCCCTTGCCGGACGTGAAGGCAAGAAAGTCACCAGCCGCCTGATCCGGGATCGCCTGGAAAGGGAATCCGAAGGCAACGTGGCCATCAAAATCACCGAAAGCGAAGACAAGGACAGCTTCGAGGTTGCCGGGCGCGGCGAACTGCAGCTCGGTGTCCTGATCGAAACCATGCGCCGGGAAGGCTTTGAATTGTCCATTTCCCGCCCGCAGGTCCTGCTTAAAAGGGATCCGGAAACAGGCGGACAGCTGGAGCCTTACGAGGAAGTCGTCGTCGACGTTGACGAAGAATATTCCGGTGGCGTTGTCGAGAAAATGAGCCTGCGCAAGGCAGAAATGACCGACATGAGGTCCAGTGGCGCAGGCAAAACCCGCATTACTTTCCTGGCCCCGTCTCGCGGCCTGATCGGTTACCACGGCGAGTTTCTGACGGATACCCGGGGCACCGGTGTCATGAACCGGGTCTTTCACAGCTATGGTCCCTACAAGGGCGCCATCACAGGTCGTCGTCAGGGCGTCCTGATTTCAAACAGCAACGGCAAAGCCGTTGCCTATGCCCTGTGGAATCTGGAAGAACGCGGCATCATCATGGTCAACCCGCAGGAAGACCTTTACGAAGGCATGATCATCGGTGAACATTCCCGGGACAACGACCTGGATGTGAACCCGATCAAGGGTAAACAGCTGACCAACGTCCGCGCCTCTGGTAAAGACGACGCCGTCAAGCTGACCCCGCCGAAGAAGATGGGACTGGAAGAAGCCATCGCTTACATCAACGATGACGAACTTGTCGAAGTCACGCCGGAAAATGTTCGTCTGCGGAAAAGATATCTGGACCCGAACGACCGTAAAAGGGCGCTGCGCACAGCCAAGGCAAGCTAA
- a CDS encoding peroxiredoxin, with translation MSHLIGQKAPDFTAQAVMENDEMKELTLSEYLKGSYGLIFFYPLDFTFVCPSEIIAFSNRMDKFSALNTKVVGVSVDSQFSHYAWRNTPTNKGGLGQIKFPLVADLTKQIATDYGVLIEDAGVALRGTFLIDKEGNIRHYVINDLPLGRNVDESIRMVEALQFHEEHGEVCPAGWQKGQEGMKDTAEGVASYLSSHAEEL, from the coding sequence ATGTCACATCTTATCGGCCAGAAAGCCCCTGACTTTACAGCCCAGGCTGTTATGGAAAATGATGAAATGAAAGAACTTACCCTGTCTGAATATCTGAAAGGCAGCTACGGTCTTATTTTCTTCTATCCTCTGGACTTCACCTTCGTCTGTCCGTCAGAAATCATCGCTTTCAGCAACCGCATGGACAAATTCTCTGCCCTGAACACCAAAGTTGTCGGCGTCAGCGTTGACTCTCAGTTCTCTCATTACGCCTGGCGAAACACACCAACCAACAAAGGCGGCCTTGGCCAGATCAAATTCCCGCTGGTTGCCGACCTGACCAAGCAGATTGCCACTGATTATGGTGTACTGATTGAAGATGCCGGCGTTGCTCTGCGCGGCACCTTCCTGATCGACAAGGAAGGCAACATCCGCCATTACGTCATCAACGACCTGCCGCTTGGCCGTAATGTGGACGAAAGCATCCGCATGGTCGAAGCCCTGCAATTCCATGAAGAGCATGGTGAAGTATGCCCGGCCGGCTGGCAGAAAGGCCAGGAAGGCATGAAAGACACTGCAGAAGGTGTTGCAAGCTACCTGTCTTCTCACGCCGAAGAACTCTAG
- a CDS encoding HAD family hydrolase, producing MKYELVIFDCDGVLVDSEPLANQVLRDGLAREGLDLSLSEVVSEFVGLSMSSVVSRAEQLLGHGLPEDFLDRVQAETFEVFHRELTAVEGIHDVVAHLREQGIRSCVASSGDFAKMEVTLGLTGLKEDFDGRIFSSSQVSRGKPWPDLYLFAAERMGIDPALCLVVEDSLPGVRGAVAAGMDVLAYSVRGECDDLLKAGGVVIHRMTEVLDHLG from the coding sequence ATGAAGTATGAACTTGTAATTTTTGACTGTGACGGCGTTCTGGTGGACAGCGAACCACTTGCCAACCAGGTGTTGCGGGATGGATTGGCGCGGGAAGGGCTTGATTTATCCCTGTCAGAGGTGGTGTCAGAATTTGTCGGCCTGAGTATGTCTTCGGTTGTCAGTAGGGCAGAGCAGCTTCTGGGACACGGTTTGCCGGAAGATTTTCTCGACCGGGTGCAGGCGGAAACCTTCGAGGTTTTTCACCGGGAACTGACGGCGGTAGAGGGAATCCACGATGTGGTGGCTCATCTCAGGGAACAAGGAATCAGGAGTTGCGTCGCATCCAGCGGAGATTTCGCCAAAATGGAAGTGACGTTGGGCCTGACCGGGCTGAAAGAGGACTTTGACGGGCGAATCTTCAGCTCCAGCCAGGTGAGCCGCGGCAAACCCTGGCCGGATCTCTATTTGTTTGCTGCTGAACGGATGGGAATCGACCCGGCCCTCTGTCTGGTTGTGGAAGACAGCCTTCCCGGCGTGCGTGGCGCCGTGGCCGCCGGGATGGATGTGCTGGCCTACAGCGTGCGCGGGGAGTGTGACGATCTTTTGAAAGCCGGCGGCGTGGTCATTCATCGAATGACGGAGGTTCTGGATCACCTGGGCTAG
- the hisN gene encoding histidinol-phosphatase, giving the protein MSDNLNPDEIKEYVDFLQILGNAAAEITLKSFRAPLEVSNKGRKLQSDFDPVTRADRDAEEVIRRLIHEKYPAHNLIGEEHGHDNFSESTDSINWIIDPIDGTRSFIAGIPLWGTLVAVNDGTKPVIGMMDQPYLKERYIGSPLGSTLNGAPIRCRACPDVSLATLSTTDPVQLFATDEDRKAFERVAKKANMVRNGYDCYAYMMVASGHMDVVIESGLESYDIQPLIPIIENAGGVVTSWDGSPANLGGQVVACGDRALHKQVLDILNS; this is encoded by the coding sequence ATGTCAGATAACTTAAATCCTGATGAAATCAAGGAATATGTCGATTTTCTTCAGATTCTCGGGAATGCTGCGGCCGAAATCACCCTGAAGTCATTCCGGGCTCCTCTTGAGGTCAGCAACAAGGGCAGAAAGCTGCAAAGCGACTTCGATCCGGTGACCAGGGCTGACCGGGATGCGGAAGAAGTGATCCGCCGGCTTATCCATGAAAAATATCCCGCACACAACCTGATTGGCGAGGAACATGGCCATGACAATTTTTCAGAGAGCACCGACAGCATCAACTGGATTATCGACCCCATCGACGGTACAAGATCCTTTATTGCCGGCATTCCCTTGTGGGGCACCCTTGTTGCCGTTAACGACGGTACAAAACCCGTCATCGGGATGATGGACCAGCCCTATCTGAAGGAAAGATATATCGGCTCTCCCCTGGGCAGCACACTGAACGGCGCCCCCATCCGCTGCCGCGCCTGTCCCGATGTTTCCCTGGCGACCCTGTCAACGACAGACCCGGTTCAGCTGTTTGCCACCGACGAAGATCGAAAAGCCTTTGAAAGGGTGGCCAAGAAAGCCAATATGGTCCGCAACGGCTATGACTGTTATGCCTACATGATGGTGGCATCCGGTCACATGGATGTGGTGATTGAAAGCGGCCTGGAAAGCTATGATATCCAGCCCCTGATCCCGATCATCGAAAATGCCGGGGGTGTTGTGACCAGCTGGGACGGGAGCCCGGCAAACCTGGGAGGGCAAGTAGTTGCCTGTGGCGACAGGGCATTGCACAAACAGGTGCTGGACATCCTAAACAGCTAG
- a CDS encoding FAD-binding oxidoreductase — MTETYDFIIVGAGIAGASAGYFLSRHGRTLILEKEDFPGYHTTGRSAAFFAETYGNSTVQKLTRASKSFLLEPPEGFSETPLVRRRGAVYMATAEQKNFLEQSYRVKKEISPEIEKLTDADVQAEAPCLRRGYAVAGYSEPGCRDIDVHALHQGYLRGIREHGGRISCSQAVKKIEKNGPVWQVVTSDAMFEGRVIINAAGAWGDEIARLAGIDGLDLQPCRRTVICLDTGEDEISPDMPLVLDVEDRFYFKPEGGGILLSPCDETPMPPCDVQPEELDVARAIDRLETATDMTVRHVRRKWSGLRTFTEDRSPVIGFDPENEGFFWCVGQGGFGIQTSPAIGQLISDLIMKEEPDRTLPIREISPQRFRG, encoded by the coding sequence ATGACCGAGACATATGACTTTATCATTGTCGGGGCCGGTATTGCCGGGGCATCCGCCGGCTATTTTCTAAGCCGGCACGGCCGTACATTGATCCTCGAAAAGGAGGACTTTCCCGGCTATCATACCACCGGACGCTCGGCCGCTTTTTTTGCCGAAACCTATGGTAATTCCACCGTTCAGAAACTGACCAGGGCCTCTAAATCCTTTCTGCTGGAGCCACCTGAGGGTTTTTCCGAAACGCCGCTGGTCCGGCGCCGCGGTGCGGTTTATATGGCGACAGCGGAACAAAAAAACTTTCTGGAGCAATCCTACAGGGTAAAAAAAGAAATCAGTCCCGAGATCGAAAAGCTGACCGATGCCGATGTGCAGGCCGAGGCCCCCTGCCTGCGCCGGGGGTATGCAGTCGCCGGATATTCAGAACCCGGCTGCCGGGATATTGATGTGCATGCCCTGCATCAGGGATATCTCAGGGGAATTCGGGAACATGGCGGCAGGATCAGTTGCAGCCAGGCAGTGAAAAAGATAGAGAAAAATGGACCGGTCTGGCAGGTTGTGACGTCTGATGCCATGTTTGAAGGGCGTGTGATTATCAATGCTGCCGGCGCCTGGGGAGATGAAATCGCCCGGCTCGCTGGTATTGATGGCCTGGACCTTCAGCCGTGCCGCCGGACTGTCATTTGTCTTGATACCGGGGAAGACGAAATATCCCCTGATATGCCTTTGGTTCTTGATGTGGAAGACCGGTTTTATTTCAAGCCGGAGGGCGGGGGAATATTGCTCAGCCCTTGTGATGAAACGCCGATGCCGCCCTGTGACGTGCAGCCGGAAGAACTTGATGTCGCCCGCGCCATTGACAGGCTGGAAACAGCAACTGATATGACAGTCCGCCATGTCAGGCGCAAATGGTCGGGTCTCAGGACATTTACAGAGGATCGTTCTCCCGTCATCGGGTTTGATCCGGAGAATGAAGGTTTTTTCTGGTGTGTCGGGCAGGGCGGGTTTGGAATTCAGACCTCGCCTGCCATCGGACAGCTGATTAGTGACCTGATTATGAAGGAAGAACCTGACCGGACATTACCGATCAGGGAAATTTCACCGCAGAGATTCAGAGGATAA
- a CDS encoding response regulator — MSILSETELENLYESEALDEARDVAGSLEVRLQQVLSGEVKGEKAKAMLAQDASNLRLKVKAVKLPGLSSICQRLDDYLWHMDEIGDKNIRDLQQFSDKIMGLLDGSSTPAEDVAADIQALPHHSTFDVGDVKKTDKDVTLVLPQKTAARVVERELVECGYRVSTVLDSLDAFEIILETRPDLVITTAVMPRLSGIDLACALKSMPTTKNGAVAILTSMELDHPDLKALPMSVGIIRRGEHFGNDLAEVLQRFGIT; from the coding sequence ATGAGTATTCTCTCCGAAACTGAACTGGAAAATCTTTACGAATCTGAAGCGCTGGATGAGGCTCGTGATGTGGCTGGAAGCCTGGAAGTGCGTCTACAGCAGGTTCTTAGCGGCGAGGTAAAGGGGGAAAAAGCCAAAGCAATGCTGGCCCAGGACGCATCCAACCTTCGCCTTAAGGTAAAGGCGGTCAAGCTGCCGGGGCTGTCCTCCATTTGTCAGCGTCTTGACGACTATCTCTGGCATATGGACGAGATCGGGGACAAGAACATCCGCGATCTTCAGCAGTTCAGTGACAAGATTATGGGGCTTCTGGACGGCTCCTCCACCCCGGCTGAGGATGTGGCGGCTGATATCCAGGCTTTGCCGCACCATTCCACTTTCGATGTCGGGGACGTGAAAAAAACTGACAAGGATGTGACACTGGTTTTGCCGCAAAAAACAGCGGCGAGGGTTGTGGAACGCGAACTGGTAGAATGTGGATATCGTGTCTCGACCGTTCTTGATTCCCTGGACGCCTTTGAGATTATTCTGGAGACACGCCCGGATCTGGTAATTACCACGGCAGTGATGCCCCGTCTTTCCGGTATTGACCTTGCCTGTGCATTGAAGTCAATGCCGACAACAAAAAATGGTGCTGTTGCAATCTTGACGAGTATGGAACTCGACCATCCTGACCTGAAAGCCCTGCCCATGAGTGTGGGGATCATCCGGCGCGGGGAACATTTCGGCAATGATCTGGCTGAAGTTCTGCAGAGGTTTGGAATTACCTGA
- a CDS encoding NADPH:quinone oxidoreductase family protein, with amino-acid sequence MKAMIVRENGPLSNLRLAEVADPVAEMGRVVVDVKACSVNFADSLMVEGTYQVKPPKPFSPGLEISGIIAELGEGVTGYKVGDHVQALTNWGGFAEKIAVPVDALLKVPAGMPHEDVASFVVAYGTSHVALDYRAKLQPGEWLVVTGAGGGVGLTAVEIGHLMGARVIALAGNDDKLEIARSKGAEYTINYKDEDVRERLKEITGGKGVNVVYDAVGGDVFRACFRAMASEGRILVIGFASGDIPQVPANHLLVKNIELIGFYWGAYKEFKNEVLVDSAKQLLKWYEEGKIKPHISKIYPLEQTAEAIRSLRDRKSSGKVVVVMEPDA; translated from the coding sequence ATGAAAGCCATGATCGTGCGGGAAAACGGACCCTTGAGCAATTTGCGTTTAGCGGAGGTGGCTGACCCTGTGGCAGAAATGGGGAGAGTTGTTGTTGATGTCAAGGCCTGTAGCGTCAATTTTGCCGACAGTTTGATGGTAGAAGGAACCTACCAGGTCAAGCCGCCGAAACCCTTCAGCCCGGGGCTCGAGATTTCAGGAATTATAGCTGAACTGGGTGAGGGTGTTACCGGTTATAAAGTCGGTGATCATGTGCAGGCCCTGACAAACTGGGGCGGATTTGCTGAAAAAATTGCCGTGCCCGTTGACGCCTTGCTCAAGGTGCCGGCAGGCATGCCGCACGAGGATGTGGCCAGTTTTGTTGTCGCCTATGGAACAAGCCATGTGGCGCTTGACTACCGGGCGAAATTACAGCCCGGGGAATGGCTGGTGGTGACCGGCGCTGGTGGAGGGGTCGGCCTGACGGCTGTGGAAATCGGCCATCTGATGGGGGCCCGGGTGATAGCGCTTGCCGGAAATGATGACAAGCTGGAAATAGCACGCAGCAAGGGGGCGGAATATACCATCAACTACAAGGACGAGGATGTGCGTGAGCGCCTCAAGGAAATTACCGGAGGCAAGGGGGTAAATGTGGTTTATGATGCCGTAGGCGGTGACGTGTTCCGGGCCTGTTTCCGGGCCATGGCGTCGGAAGGCCGGATCCTGGTGATCGGTTTTGCCAGCGGCGATATCCCCCAGGTCCCGGCCAACCATCTGCTGGTGAAGAATATCGAACTGATCGGATTTTACTGGGGAGCTTACAAGGAATTCAAAAATGAGGTTCTTGTGGACAGTGCCAAACAGCTTCTGAAGTGGTATGAGGAGGGAAAAATCAAACCTCATATCAGCAAGATATACCCCCTGGAACAAACAGCGGAGGCGATCCGGTCGCTCCGGGATCGTAAATCCTCGGGCAAGGTTGTTGTGGTGATGGAGCCGGATGCTTAG
- a CDS encoding alpha/beta fold hydrolase, which produces MSAEYFPKNSKIECLQAPDGISLRIASILPEGPVRGQIVVVNGHREYLEKYQEFFQDLLDRGLQVFSMDLRGQGLSGRLLEDRHRSYINSFDLYLSDLALVLTHFGLMSRRNREKPLYLLGHSMGGHIAFRFLHDHPGVFDKAVLLSPMMGINLGPPLKAQLSRWLIKLACLLGFEKEYAPGQEPKTGEELQLLVSDLLTHDVSRYETESRIMTSNPDLYSGGATFGWLRAALQSIQTVRRPGYAEAVKLPLLAFLAEAERLVVNDTAHEVLKRLPNGRIEIVRGAYHEIYRETDEIRREMWTVLEEFLAV; this is translated from the coding sequence ATGTCAGCCGAGTATTTTCCAAAGAACAGCAAGATAGAATGTCTTCAGGCTCCTGATGGCATAAGTCTGCGTATCGCGTCAATTCTGCCCGAGGGCCCGGTCCGGGGGCAGATTGTGGTGGTTAACGGCCATCGGGAGTATTTGGAAAAATACCAGGAGTTTTTTCAGGATCTTCTGGATCGCGGGCTTCAGGTTTTCAGTATGGATCTACGTGGGCAGGGGCTGTCCGGCCGCCTGCTTGAGGACCGGCATCGCAGTTATATCAACAGTTTCGATCTGTATCTCTCCGATCTCGCCCTGGTGCTGACTCATTTCGGGCTGATGTCACGTCGGAACCGCGAAAAACCGCTTTATCTGCTCGGTCATTCCATGGGCGGGCATATAGCCTTTCGCTTCCTCCATGACCATCCCGGGGTTTTTGACAAGGCAGTTCTGCTGTCGCCGATGATGGGGATTAATCTGGGCCCCCCCTTGAAGGCGCAGTTGTCCCGGTGGTTGATCAAACTGGCCTGTCTGTTGGGATTTGAAAAGGAATATGCGCCGGGTCAGGAACCAAAGACGGGGGAGGAGTTGCAACTGTTGGTCAGCGACCTGTTGACCCATGATGTTTCCCGCTATGAGACGGAAAGCCGGATTATGACATCCAATCCGGATCTCTATTCCGGCGGTGCGACATTTGGCTGGCTAAGAGCCGCTCTGCAAAGTATCCAGACGGTGCGCCGGCCTGGCTATGCCGAAGCTGTAAAGTTGCCGCTCCTGGCCTTTCTTGCGGAAGCAGAAAGGCTGGTGGTCAATGATACGGCCCATGAAGTGCTGAAACGATTGCCCAACGGCAGAATAGAAATTGTTCGAGGAGCCTATCACGAGATTTACCGGGAAACCGATGAAATACGCCGGGAAATGTGGACAGTCCTGGAGGAGTTCCTAGCTGTTTAG
- a CDS encoding LysR family transcriptional regulator, with amino-acid sequence MIDIMDWDKLRIFHTVASSGSFTHAGEKLNLSQSAVSRQIRSLEDSLNVSLFNRHARGLSLTDEGETLFKTAEDVVSKIHFTEQQLLEGTDVPMGELKVTTTLSFGSTWMMHHIRGFIEKYPEIDVQLIVSDQDLDLTTREADVAIRFRPSEHLEMIQKRLGTFHHHLYASPEYLSRKGRPKTVDDLDGHSLISYGEVPSIPVQGMNWALSEGTLEPRKPILRVNSIYGVLQAVKAGIGIAALPDYLVQGSMNVVRVLEDTEGPEFDAYITYPQELRTSKRIAAFRDYIIQQFKGTRF; translated from the coding sequence GTGATTGATATAATGGATTGGGACAAACTCAGAATATTTCACACTGTGGCTTCTTCGGGAAGCTTCACCCATGCGGGTGAAAAACTGAACCTCAGCCAGTCCGCCGTCAGCCGTCAGATCAGGTCACTGGAAGACAGCCTTAATGTTTCGCTTTTCAACCGCCATGCCCGCGGGCTGAGTCTGACAGATGAAGGGGAAACCCTGTTCAAGACGGCAGAGGATGTTGTCTCCAAAATCCATTTTACCGAACAGCAGCTTCTCGAGGGCACCGATGTCCCCATGGGGGAATTGAAAGTCACCACAACATTGAGCTTCGGGTCGACCTGGATGATGCATCATATCAGGGGGTTTATCGAAAAATATCCGGAAATTGATGTCCAGCTTATTGTTTCAGACCAGGATCTTGACCTGACGACGCGGGAAGCCGATGTGGCCATCCGTTTTCGCCCGTCCGAGCATCTGGAAATGATCCAGAAAAGACTCGGCACCTTCCACCACCATCTTTACGCCTCGCCCGAATATCTGAGCCGCAAGGGACGTCCGAAAACCGTGGACGATCTGGATGGGCACAGCCTTATTTCCTATGGCGAGGTGCCAAGCATTCCGGTACAGGGCATGAACTGGGCGCTCTCCGAGGGCACCCTGGAGCCGCGCAAGCCCATTTTGCGGGTAAACAGCATCTATGGCGTGCTTCAGGCGGTCAAGGCCGGGATTGGCATTGCCGCCCTGCCCGATTACTTGGTTCAGGGTTCAATGAATGTTGTCCGGGTGCTTGAAGATACCGAGGGCCCTGAATTCGACGCCTATATTACATATCCACAGGAACTTCGAACCTCGAAACGTATTGCCGCATTCAGGGACTATATCATCCAGCAGTTCAAGGGAACCCGGTTCTGA